Proteins encoded in a region of the Solanum dulcamara chromosome 9, daSolDulc1.2, whole genome shotgun sequence genome:
- the LOC129903079 gene encoding pentatricopeptide repeat-containing protein At1g77405, with translation MLSSRSLSSPCTQNLVIHQVMAAIIRNRPFEASIPQHIWTVQTVSQVLRSIPRFLFQSPRSIGRQNGFRHRTPLKQRNLRREFHNARKGVLILGPIAHKDPQKVQLGLEKALEFFHWVETHCGFTHNELTCREMSLVLAKGSCKSKLLWEFLKRMSRRGLLTTPTITCLIKCLGEMGLVNEALATFYRMKQFHCKADVYAYNTLIFALCRVGNFKKAKFLMDQMELPGFRCPPDVFTYTILISSYCRYGMETGCRKAIRRRIWEANHLFRLMLFKGFIPDVVTYNSLINGCCKTNRIERALELLDNMVKRGIAPNRITYNSFIRYYSATNEIDKATEMLRRMQGMNRGVVPCNSSYTPIIHAMCETGRVVEARDLLVELTEQGSIPREYTYKLVRDALKSVGKIDLLDEEFCTRLEEGIKGRIRQVMKIKPLLQHQSVS, from the coding sequence ATGTTGTCATCAAGATCACTTTCTTCTCCTTGCACCCAAAACCTCGTTATACATCAAGTTATGGCTGCTATTATACGTAATCGGCCGTTTGAGGCTTCAATTCCCCAACACATTTGGACTGTACAAACAGTTTCTCAAGTCTTAAGATCAATCCCCAGATTTCTCTTCCAATCCCCAAGATCCATCGGCCGCCAAAATGGGTTTCGCCACCGTACCCCATTAAAGCAAAGAAACCTAAGACGAGAGTTCCATAACGCTCGAAAGGGTGTACTCATTCTCGGCCCAATTGCTCATAAGGATCCCCAAAAGGTACAACTAGGATTGGAGAAAGCATTGGAATTTTTCCATTGGGTTGAGACCCATTGTGGTTTTACTCACAATGAGCTCACTTGCAGAGAAATGTCTCTTGTTCTGGCCAAAGGGTCTTGTAAATCGAAGCTCCTTTGGGAATTTCTCAAAAGAATGTCGAGAAGAGGACTTTTGACGACACCCACCATTACCTGTTTGATAAAATGCCTAGGAGAAATGGGGTTGGTAAATGAAGCATTGGCTACCTTCTACAGAATGAAACAATTTCACTGTAAGGCTGATGTATATGCCTACAACACTCTCATATTTGCTCTTTGTAGAGTTGGGAATTTCAAAAAAGCCAAGTTCTTGATGGATCAAATGGAGTTGCCCGGTTTTAGGTGTCCACCGGATGTCTTTACGTACACGATCTTGATTAGCTCGTATTGTAGATATGGTATGGAAACTGGCTGTAGAAAGGCTATTAGAAGGAGAATATGGGAGGCGAATCACTTGTTTCGCCTTATGCTATTCAAAGGATTTATTCCTGATGTAGTAACTTATAACAGTTTGATCAATGGATGCTGCAAAACTAATAGGATAGAGAGGGCATTGGAGTTGTTGGATAATATGGTGAAAAGAGGGATTGCACCTAATCGCATTACGTATAATTCTTTCATTAGGTACTATAGTGCTACAAATGAGATTGATAAGGCTACTGAAATGCTGAGAAGAATGCAAGGAATGAATCGTGGAGTAGTACCATGTAACAGTTCGTATACACCCATAATTCATGCCATGTGTGAAACTGGTAGGGTGGTGGAGGCAAGAGATCTTCTTGTGGAATTGACTGAACAAGGTTCAATTCCAAGAGAATATACTTATAAACTAGTTCGTGATGCTTTAAAATCTGTTGGGAAGATTGATTTGCTTGATGAAGAATTTTGTACAAGATTAGAAGAGGGTATTAAAGGTAGGATTAGACAAGTGATGAAAATAAAACCTTTGTTGCAGCATCAAAGTGTTTCATAG